One segment of Vidua macroura isolate BioBank_ID:100142 chromosome 24, ASM2450914v1, whole genome shotgun sequence DNA contains the following:
- the C24H1orf116 gene encoding specifically androgen-regulated gene protein isoform X1, whose product MNSTRPGCSRDIPAVPASRAARAMPRKELGMAGCNSGSCDSMVSTASNHSQRSDNSYDYLSVEEKECLMFLEETIGSLDAEGDSGVSTDDTDYGEPSKPRKGPVPRDLGNGTPPPSRDQQRGAEQRSGRSISAPSGSAPAAAPGPGCSSLPRSIPAANGASGSTGGVHTVPAGKTAQEVPKEGRLDQGSAGSHTKSVMIHPPDPFQDDLEWSRSHRSDAKGEAAKETKIRTAWGQPEKSTLEEAPQEPDAKRGPPTAPKPRKLPPNIILKTSRNSPVPEHNQKVKAAPPASATSHPSPASDSTAEKGNSGHLDPKEKEKARREALEKLGLSQDRREPSAHLHPHPREPPLPVPGQPGEGSVPGIRQMTFKSNTLERSGVGLGSSMGSTKEQNARSSSSSLGKMSFIERLAPSFLRSRPRPASLGAGKDFAGLKEQEEKDKSSKRRSHPLPSFPRPPRSAVSVKISPKGAADENRREALKKLGLLKE is encoded by the exons atgaATTCCACTCGCCCTGGCTGCAG ccggGATATTCCCGCCGTGCCCGCCTCCAGGGCAGCCCGTGCTATGCCTaggaaggagctggggatggctgGCTGCAACTCTGGCAGCTGTGACAGCATGGTCAGCACGGCCTCCAACCACTCGCAGCGG AGTGACAACAGCTATGATTATTTATCTGTGGAAGAGAAAGAGTGTTTGATGTTCCTGGAGGAAACCATTGGCTCCCTGGATGCAGAGGGGGACAGTGGGGTGTCCACGGATGACACCGACTACGGGGAGCCCTCCAAGCCCAGGAAAGGCCCTGTGCCCCGGG ATTTGGGGAACGGGACTCCCCCTCCAAGCAGAGATCAGCAGCGTGGGGCTGAACAGAGGAGTGGTAGAAGCATCTCTGCCCCGTCCGGCTCGGCCccggcagctgctccaggcccaggttGTTCCAGCCTTCCGAggagcatccctgcagccaaCGGAGCTTCTGGCAGCACAGGAGGTGTCCACACTGTGCCAGCAGGAAAAACTGCACAGGAGGTGCCCAAGGAGGGCAGGCTGGACCAAGGCAGCGCAGGAAGCCACACCAAGTCCGTGATGATCCATCCTCCAGACCCCTTCCAGGATGACCTGGAGTGGTCGCGCAGCCATCGCTCAGATGCCAAGGGGGAGGCGGCCAAGGAGACCAAGATTCGGACTGCGTGGGGCCAACCGGAGAAATCCACACTGGAAGAGGCCCCTCAGGAGCCCGATGCCAAGCGTGGGCCTCCAACCGCCCCCAAACCGCGGAAATTGCCACCAAACATCATCCTGAAAACCAGCAGGAACAGCCCCGTGCCGGAGCACAACCAGAAGGTAAaagcagcacctccagcctcagccacctcccaccccagccctgccagcgaCAGCACTGCTGAAAAGGGGAATTCAGGCCACCTCGACcccaaggagaaggagaaagccCGACGGgaggccctggagaagctgggaCTGTCCCAGGACAGGAGGGAGCCCAGCGCCCAcctccatccccaccccagggaGCCGCCGCTCCCcgtccctgggcagcctggggagggctCCGTGCCGGGGATCCGGCAGATGACCTTCAAATCCAACACCCTGGAGCGCTCcggggtggggctgggcagctccATGGGCAGCACCAAGGAGCAGAACGcccggagcagcagcagctccctgggcaagATGTCCTTCATCGAGCGCCTGGCCCCCAGCTTCCTCCGcagccgcccccggcccgcctcCCTCGGGGCAGGGAAGGACTTTGCCGGcctgaaggagcaggaggagaaggacaaGAGCAGCAAGAGGAGGTCCCACCCTCTGCCCAGCTTCCCCAGGCCGCCGCGCTCCGCCGTGAGCGTGAAGATCTCCCCGAAGGGCGCGGCCGACGAGAACCGGCGCGAGGCGCTCAAGAAGTTGGGGCTGCTGAAGGAATAG
- the C24H1orf116 gene encoding specifically androgen-regulated gene protein isoform X2, whose translation MPRKELGMAGCNSGSCDSMVSTASNHSQRSDNSYDYLSVEEKECLMFLEETIGSLDAEGDSGVSTDDTDYGEPSKPRKGPVPRDLGNGTPPPSRDQQRGAEQRSGRSISAPSGSAPAAAPGPGCSSLPRSIPAANGASGSTGGVHTVPAGKTAQEVPKEGRLDQGSAGSHTKSVMIHPPDPFQDDLEWSRSHRSDAKGEAAKETKIRTAWGQPEKSTLEEAPQEPDAKRGPPTAPKPRKLPPNIILKTSRNSPVPEHNQKVKAAPPASATSHPSPASDSTAEKGNSGHLDPKEKEKARREALEKLGLSQDRREPSAHLHPHPREPPLPVPGQPGEGSVPGIRQMTFKSNTLERSGVGLGSSMGSTKEQNARSSSSSLGKMSFIERLAPSFLRSRPRPASLGAGKDFAGLKEQEEKDKSSKRRSHPLPSFPRPPRSAVSVKISPKGAADENRREALKKLGLLKE comes from the exons ATGCCTaggaaggagctggggatggctgGCTGCAACTCTGGCAGCTGTGACAGCATGGTCAGCACGGCCTCCAACCACTCGCAGCGG AGTGACAACAGCTATGATTATTTATCTGTGGAAGAGAAAGAGTGTTTGATGTTCCTGGAGGAAACCATTGGCTCCCTGGATGCAGAGGGGGACAGTGGGGTGTCCACGGATGACACCGACTACGGGGAGCCCTCCAAGCCCAGGAAAGGCCCTGTGCCCCGGG ATTTGGGGAACGGGACTCCCCCTCCAAGCAGAGATCAGCAGCGTGGGGCTGAACAGAGGAGTGGTAGAAGCATCTCTGCCCCGTCCGGCTCGGCCccggcagctgctccaggcccaggttGTTCCAGCCTTCCGAggagcatccctgcagccaaCGGAGCTTCTGGCAGCACAGGAGGTGTCCACACTGTGCCAGCAGGAAAAACTGCACAGGAGGTGCCCAAGGAGGGCAGGCTGGACCAAGGCAGCGCAGGAAGCCACACCAAGTCCGTGATGATCCATCCTCCAGACCCCTTCCAGGATGACCTGGAGTGGTCGCGCAGCCATCGCTCAGATGCCAAGGGGGAGGCGGCCAAGGAGACCAAGATTCGGACTGCGTGGGGCCAACCGGAGAAATCCACACTGGAAGAGGCCCCTCAGGAGCCCGATGCCAAGCGTGGGCCTCCAACCGCCCCCAAACCGCGGAAATTGCCACCAAACATCATCCTGAAAACCAGCAGGAACAGCCCCGTGCCGGAGCACAACCAGAAGGTAAaagcagcacctccagcctcagccacctcccaccccagccctgccagcgaCAGCACTGCTGAAAAGGGGAATTCAGGCCACCTCGACcccaaggagaaggagaaagccCGACGGgaggccctggagaagctgggaCTGTCCCAGGACAGGAGGGAGCCCAGCGCCCAcctccatccccaccccagggaGCCGCCGCTCCCcgtccctgggcagcctggggagggctCCGTGCCGGGGATCCGGCAGATGACCTTCAAATCCAACACCCTGGAGCGCTCcggggtggggctgggcagctccATGGGCAGCACCAAGGAGCAGAACGcccggagcagcagcagctccctgggcaagATGTCCTTCATCGAGCGCCTGGCCCCCAGCTTCCTCCGcagccgcccccggcccgcctcCCTCGGGGCAGGGAAGGACTTTGCCGGcctgaaggagcaggaggagaaggacaaGAGCAGCAAGAGGAGGTCCCACCCTCTGCCCAGCTTCCCCAGGCCGCCGCGCTCCGCCGTGAGCGTGAAGATCTCCCCGAAGGGCGCGGCCGACGAGAACCGGCGCGAGGCGCTCAAGAAGTTGGGGCTGCTGAAGGAATAG